In Methylocystis echinoides, one genomic interval encodes:
- the tlpA gene encoding thiol:disulfide interchange protein TlpA: MKKPAAYRLATLLIAAAGAGFLYAGGPSGKEARAAECAGAAKVAEAVKDLAKGEVAAMTIAKTPERLPDYAFTDPDGKPATLAAFRGKTILFNVWATWCVPCRAEMPELDKLQAEQGSDKFQVVTVNIDTSRLDRPKKFFEETGVKSLSLYADPKANIFFELKQSGKALGLPVTMLVDPEGCQIGLMNGPAAWHSADARALVTKAVEAAGR, translated from the coding sequence ATGAAAAAGCCCGCCGCCTATCGCCTTGCGACTTTGTTGATTGCCGCGGCCGGCGCCGGGTTTCTATACGCGGGCGGGCCGAGCGGCAAGGAAGCGCGCGCGGCGGAGTGCGCCGGGGCGGCGAAGGTCGCCGAAGCGGTGAAGGATCTCGCCAAGGGCGAGGTCGCCGCCATGACCATCGCCAAGACGCCCGAGAGGCTTCCCGATTACGCCTTCACCGATCCCGACGGCAAGCCCGCGACGCTCGCCGCGTTCAGGGGCAAGACGATCCTTTTCAACGTCTGGGCGACGTGGTGCGTGCCCTGCCGCGCCGAAATGCCCGAGCTCGACAAGCTGCAGGCGGAGCAGGGGTCTGACAAGTTTCAGGTCGTGACGGTCAATATCGACACGTCGCGCCTCGACCGGCCGAAGAAGTTTTTCGAAGAGACCGGCGTAAAGTCGCTTTCGCTCTACGCCGACCCGAAGGCCAATATTTTCTTCGAGCTCAAGCAGTCCGGCAAAGCGCTCGGCCTGCCGGTCACCATGCTCGTCGACCCGGAAGGCTGCCAGATCGGGCTGATGAACGGCCCGGCCGCCTGGCATTCGGCGGACGCCAGGGCGCTGGTGACGAAAGCCGTCGAGGCGGCCGGTCGGTAA